The proteins below come from a single Papaver somniferum cultivar HN1 chromosome 11, ASM357369v1, whole genome shotgun sequence genomic window:
- the LOC113323223 gene encoding protein LURP-one-related 10-like, translating to MTLENKIYQAMASNQPLANNSIIVIGPHYSTPHQVDLYVARKVLNVTEGNNLGVFEINGNNIFKVKSAGKRRILVDAAGVPIVSLEEKKFSAHDRWRVYRGDSSDSKDLLFGVKRSKFIQLRTELDVFLASNTAEDVCDFKIKQNYRRKSVVIYQGDSQNIIAEMHKKQTVQGKVLGKDTFSINICPSIDYVFVIALRVVLDEINMAGDGGGGGGGDDGGGGGC from the exons atgacTCTTGAGAATAAAATCTATCAAGCTATGGCGAGCAATCAACCATTAGCAAATAATTCAATCATTGTAATCGGACCTCATTACAGCACACCGCATCAAGTAGATCTCTACGTCGCCAGGAAAGTTTTAAATGTAACAGAAGGTAATAACTTGGGTGTTTTTGAAATCAATGGCAATAACATCTTCAAAGTTAAGAGCGCGGGCAAACGCCGTATCCTTGTCGACGCTGCCGGAGTTCCTATCGTATCTCTAGAAGAAAAG AAGTTCTCAGCACATGATAGATGGAGAGTGTATAGAGGAGACAGCTCAGACTCTAAAGATTTGTTGTTTGGTGTTAAAAGGTCTAAATTTATACAGCTCAGGACTGAGTTGGATGTGTTCTTAGCATCTAACACagctgaagatgtttgtgattttaaGATTAAACAAAACTATCGCAGAAAATCGGTTGTCATCTATCAGGGAGATTCACAAAACATCATCGCTGAG ATGCACAAGAAACAGACTGTCCAAGGCAAAGTTCTGGGAAAGGACACATTCTCGATCAATATATGCCCGAGCATCGATTATGTGTTTGTCATCGCTCTACGTGTGGTCCTCGATGAGATCAACATGGCTGGGGATGGAGGTGGCGGGGGCGGGGGAGATGATGGGGGTGGAGGCGGCTGCTAA
- the LOC113323222 gene encoding ataxin-3 homolog, whose protein sequence is MEVGGGSSNGGLLYHEVQESKLCAVHCVNTVLQGPYFSEFDLAALASDLDSKERQMMLEGESITDDFLRFDSEESHNVSMDGDFSIQVLQKALEVWDLQVIPLNCPVAEPAQVDPELENAFICHLQDHWFSIRKVNGEWYNFNSLYAAPEHLSRFYLSAYLDSLKGSGWSIFLVRGSFPKDCSISTSEASGFGQWLTPEDAQRITKSCNTTQSGTHTMRAPTQPIASSYQPFREERSLSDMENDDLQAAIAASLMDSAPPAFTAENVDVIPPPVPAAIAASLVDSGPPAFTTENVNVIPPAAPAPAASATTVTTEVVPEDEGAK, encoded by the exons ATGGAAGTAGGAGGAGGAAGTAGTAATGGAGGTTTGTTATATCATGAAGTACAGGAATCAAAACTATGTGCCGTACATTGTGTAAACACAGTATTACAAGGACCATACTTTTCTGAATTCGATTTAGCTGCACTTGCTTCTGATCTTGATTCCAAAGAAAGACAGATGATGCTTGAAGGTGAATCAATTACTGATGATTTCCTTAGATTTGATTCTGAAGAATCTCATAATGTTTCAATGGATGGTGATTTTAGTATTCAG GTTTTACAGAAGGCATTGGAGGTGTGGGATTTGCAAGTTATTCCTCTAAACTGTCCAGTTGCAGAGCCAGCACAAGTTGATCCAGAACTGGAAAATGCCTTCATCTGTCACTTGCAGGACCATTGGTTCTCCATCAGGAAAGTAAACGGAGAGTGGTATAACTTCAATAGTCTTTATGCTGCTCCAGAGCATCTCTCTAGGTTCTATCTCTCAGCTTACCTCGACAGTCTCAAAGGATCTGGTTGGAGTATATTCCTAGTCAGAGGGAGCTTCCCGAAAGACTGCTCAATCTCAACTTCAGAGGCTAGCGGTTTTGGACAGTGGCTCACGCCAGAAGATGCCCAGAGGATCACTAAATCCTGCAATACTACCCAGTCTGGAACTCACACGATGAGGGCTCCAACTCAGCCCATTGCTAGTTCTTATCAACCTTTTAGGGAAGAACGAAGCCTTTCAGACATGGAAAATGATGATCTTCAAGCTGCCATTGCAGCTAGTTTGATGGATTCTGCACCCCCTGCTTTCACTGCTGAAAATGTTGATGTTATTCCTCCTCCTGTTCCAGCTGCCATTGCAGCTAGTTTGGTGGATTCTGGCCCCCCTGCCTTCACTACTGAAAACGTCAATGTTATTCCTCCAGCAGCTCCAGCTCCAGCTGCCAGTGCCACCACCGTAACAACTGAAGTTGTACCTGAAGATGAAGGAGCCAAATAG
- the LOC113324901 gene encoding uncharacterized protein LOC113324901: MAFESMTISFVGAIKGCKEGSRSAVGLDACHLNGKCGGVLMDATGLDGQNGLVTLGIGVFPAETIEDWTMSLTDLKSLLLSHEKPLTFILDRQKGLLEAVLDVFPDSYHRYYWRHLYNNFKKQLRDKSCIDYCGMQPNSTRRNITHFYFPYSRPLQTRLICNILEIFLNVNMFMKYMEDMKKENPAAVVYLEKDGFESWSRDFFDDTSKCEHLNNNFSESFNSMAKNLRDKPICRLGILYNQLVMSLFHKRRKESAKWNPNGLVSTAMKLIGKLCKLVGAFKVDPYVSGKLYEVINEDSKAVFIVNLEEKQCSCLQWQLRGFVSQHDVCCLKSFRSDWTKYFSHYYSVAAYRDTYAQVAFHFLLKKIGLEEHEKVELESSIKIRKLGRTRVKRRRAWDEPKVPTKVYSCSRCKSTGHNKTTCQGGDVGNNPKAKRQRTQVDGATFTSFDRPAPQKKQSSQPSGIRKTAVESSYNAKKSPAKASTTSKKKNMSQTKK; the protein is encoded by the exons ATGGCTTTTGAGTCAATGACAATAAGCTTTGTTGGAGCTATCAAAGGATGCAAGGAAGGGTCTAGATCAGCTGTTGGGTTAGATGCTTGTCATCTAAATGGTAAGTGTGGTGGTGTGTTGATGGATGCAACTGGGTTAGATGGTCAAAATGGTTTAGTCACattaggaattggtgtttttcCTGCTGAAACAATTGAGGATTGGACTATGTCCCTCACTGACTTGAAGTCATTACTCTTAAGCCATGAAAAGCCATTGACATTCATTTTAGATAGGCAAAAAGGGCTTCTTGAAGCTGTTCTTGATGTGTTCCCAGACTCATATCATAGATATTATTGGAG GCACTTGTATAACAATTTCAAGAAGCAATTAAGGGACAAAAGTTGTATAGATTACTGTGGAATGCAGCCAAATTCTACAAGAAGAAACATTACGCATTTCTACTTCCCGTACAGTAGACCTCTGCAAACAAGACTTATAtgtaatattttagaaatatttcttaatgttaatatgtttatg AAATATATGGAAGATATGAAGAAGGAGAATCCTGCTGCTGTCGTGTACCTTGAAAAGGATGGTTTTGAATCATGGTCTAGGGACTTTTTTGATGACACTAGTAAGTGTGAACACCTAAATAACAACTTTAGTGAGTCATTTAACTCCATGGCAAAAAACCTTAGGGACAAACCAATATGTAGACTAGGAATTCTTTATAATCAGTTGGTTATGAGTTTgtttcacaaaagaagaaaagaaagtgcAAAATGGAATCCAAATGGATTGGTTTCTACTGCTATGAAACTGATTGGTAAATTGTGTAAGTTGGTTGGTGCTTTTAAAGTAGACCCATATGTGAGTGGTAAATTGTATGAAGTTATAAATGAGGATAGCAAGGCAGTTTTTATTGTGAACTTGGAAGAAAAGCAGTGCAGTTGTCTACAATGGCAACTCAGAGGGTTTGTTTCTCAACATGATGTTTGTTGTTTGAAGTCATTCAGATCTGATTGGACAAA gtatttCTCTCATTACTACTCAGTTGCTGCATACAGAGACACATATGCTCAAGTTGCTTTCCATTTCCTCCTCAAGAAGATTGGT ttggaAGAACATGAAAAGGTTGAATTGGAATCTTCTATCAAGATCAGGAAATTAGGAAGGACTAGAGTTAAGAGGAGGAGAGCATGGGATGAGCCAAAAGTACCTACAAAGGTATATTCATGTTCAAGATGTAAATCAACTGGTCATAACAAAACTACATGTCAAGGTGGTGATGTTGGCAATAATCCAAAAGCTAAGAGGCAGAGAACCCAAGTAGATGGTGCTACCTTCACATCTTTTGACAGACCTGCTCCTCAGAAGAAGCAATCATCTCAACCATCTGGGATTAGAAAAACAGCAGTTGAATCTTCTTATAATGCTAAGAAATCTCCTGCTAAAGCTTCTACAActtcaaagaagaagaacatgagTCAAACAAAGAAGTGA